Below is a genomic region from Glaciihabitans sp. INWT7.
CGGAATGGCAGACGCGGAGCACTCAAAATGCTTTGCTCGAAAGGGCGTGTGGGTTCGAGTCCCACCACCGGCACGATGGGGCGAGACCGCAGCGGGTCGTCGGTCAGGCGGTCGCCGTCACGACGAACGCGGTGACGAGCGGATGCGGCGAGGCCGTCATCCAGTCCCTCAGAGCCGACAGCGCGTGATCCTGTCGCTCGGGCATGAGCGCGGAGAGCACCGGCCCGTACGGTGTGCCGAAGATGCCGTTCACGGCATCGTCGACACTCGGCCAGTCGAGCCGCAAGGAGGTGGTTTCGATCGCGGCGCCCTCGAAGCCAGCGAGGATCTTCACCAGCTTCGCGCGGGTCATCTTGAACGAGTCGAAATCCCAGGCCCGGGTGAACGGCTCGTCGATACCCTCGTCACGCAGGGCGTCTCCGTAGCTGTCGAAGGGCTCCAGGCGCATCGCCGCGACCCAGACGACGATGCCGAGGCTGCCGCCCGGACGAAGCACCCGCTTCATCTCCGCGAGAGCGGCCGCCTGGTCGCGCACGAAGGGGA
It encodes:
- a CDS encoding class I SAM-dependent methyltransferase; the protein is MTEDARSGLFQSNSIAENYRHYLLPTVFEPWARHLVQTVAPRSGLTVLDVASGTGAVARAAATAVGPTGRVIASDISAGMLGEVSRGADPDGAPIETLEAPATALPLEDDSVDVVLCQHGLPFVRDQAAALAEMKRVLRPGGSLGIVVWVAAMRLEPFDSYGDALRDEGIDEPFTRAWDFDSFKMTRAKLVKILAGFEGAAIETTSLRLDWPSVDDAVNGIFGTPYGPVLSALMPERQDHALSALRDWMTASPHPLVTAFVVTATA